In Daucus carota subsp. sativus chromosome 4, DH1 v3.0, whole genome shotgun sequence, one DNA window encodes the following:
- the LOC108218068 gene encoding uncharacterized protein LOC108218068 yields the protein MGNCFALQEKFVQVMKTDGKILEYRAPLQVNQVLSEYPGHAVSLTPLVTQWLQADAKMRAGHVYYLLPLPVPSLELDKNYSNTKEVAEQENRGVVRIKLLVRKQDLEEMLDQGGSVEELILQLQNNQLVRSFKNLDIDASRNSTGWKPVLPSIPEAC from the coding sequence ATGGGAAATTGCTTTGCTCTGCAAGAAAAGTTTGTCCAGGTCATGAAAACGGATGGGAAGATCCTTGAATATAGAGCCCCTTTGCAAGTAAATCAAGTTCTGTCGGAATATCCTGGTCATGCAGTGTCTCTGACACCTCTGGTGACCCAATGGCTCCAGGCGGATGCCAAAATGCGTGCAGGTCATGTTTACTATCTTTTACCACTCCCGGTTCCTTCACTGGAACTCGACAAGAACTATTCAAACACAAAGGAAGTAGCAGAACAGGAGAATCGTGGCGTTGTGAGGATTAAGCTGCTTGTTAGAAAGCAAGACCTGGAGGAGATGCTAGACCAAGGAGGATCAGTTGAAGAACTGATTTTGCAACTTCAGAACAATCAGTTGGTCCGTTCATTCAAAAACTTGGACATCGATGCTAGTAGAAATTCCACAGGATGGAAGCCAGTATTGCCAAGTATACCTGAAGCTTGCTAG